A genomic segment from Leopardus geoffroyi isolate Oge1 chromosome A2, O.geoffroyi_Oge1_pat1.0, whole genome shotgun sequence encodes:
- the LOC123607361 gene encoding olfactory receptor 24, with amino-acid sequence MHVTSPFNTSREMIPMEPRNRTSALEFILLGLSETPEQESLLFALFLCMYVVTVLGNLLIILAISSDSHLHTPMYFFLANLSLVDFCLATNTVPKMLVNIQIRSKSISYACCLTQMYFFHFFGIMDSVLIAVMAYDRFVAICHPLHYTAIMSPRLCGLLAGGPWVFSCFISLTHILLMARLVFCGNNELPHYFCDVTPLLRLSCTDTSVNKIFVLIVAGLVIATPFICILASYARIIVAIMKVPSAGGRKKAFSTCSSHLSVVALFYGTTIGVYLCPSSVRTAVKEKASAVMYTTVTPMLNPFIYSLRNRDLKGALRKLVNRKITSSS; translated from the coding sequence ATGCATGTAACTTCTCCTTTCAACACCTCCAGAGAAATGATACCCATGGAACCAAGGAACCGAACCAGCGCATTAGAATTCATCCTCCTGGGGCTTTCAGAAACTCCAGAGCAGGAGAGCCTCCTCTTTGCTTTGTTCCTCTGCATGTATGTGGTCACAGTACTGGGGAACCTGCTCATCATCCTTGCCATCAGCTCAgactcccacctccacacccccatgtacttcttcttAGCTAACCTGTCTTTGGTTGATTTCTGCCTGGCCACCAACACAGTCCCCAAGATGCTGGTGAACATCCAAATCAGGAGCAAGTCAATCTCCTATGCCTGCTGCCTGACCCAGATgtactttttccatttctttggcaTCATGGACAGTGTCCTGATTGCTGTGATGGCTTATGATAGGTTTGTGGCTATATGTCACCCCTTACACTATACCGCCATCATGAGCCCACGCCTCTGTGGCCTGCTGGCAGGTGGCCCATGGGTGTTTTCCTGCTTCATCTCCCTCACTCATATCCTCCTGATGGCTCGTCTGGTTTTCTGTGGGAACAATGAGCTACCTCACTACTTCTGTGACGTCACTCCCCTTCTCAGGCTTTCTTGCACTGACACGTCTGTGAACAAGATCTTTGTGCTCATTGTGGCTGGGCTGGTGATAGCCACGCCTTTTATCTGCATCCTGGCGTCCTATGCTCGCATCATTGTGGCCATCATGAAAGTCCCTTCTGCAGGGGGCAGGAAGAAAGCCTTTTCCACCTGCAGCTCCCACCTCTCTGTGGTTGCTCTCTTCTATGGGACCACCATCGGGGTctatctgtgcccctcctctgtccgCACAGCTGTGAAGGAGAAAGCCTCTGCTGTGATGTACACTACAGTCAcccccatgctgaaccccttTATCTATAGCTTGAGGAACAGAGATCTGAAGGGGGCCCTGAGGAAGCTTGTCAACAGAAAGATCACTTCATCTTCCTGA